One part of the [Pantoea] beijingensis genome encodes these proteins:
- a CDS encoding GNAT family N-acetyltransferase: MDMIIRAFQERDAESITALFQLVYGGRYVYPDIYHPAMICYRNTQGYWHGAVAELHDSIVGHAALLPCPGKEKIAELAMCVVHPSVRNRGVVTSLGKYLCRKADKLGLDTLTMKMVSSHTYTQRLAKALGFHSTALLRDYVFSPFEPEGRESVILGVLPLQPRPVPLSVLDYQHDGWPALLAEKFGVTQQLTPGTRSIPAVKRVVSEERLDITLTNLSLATLSEIALLPINRVIYLYVRIDAASFSLLPYLYRDGYRDMGLAPAENGQWFWLLERGYTPKKLEMCCPIASALQEGNI, encoded by the coding sequence ATGGATATGATCATCAGGGCTTTTCAGGAGAGGGACGCGGAGAGCATTACTGCGCTGTTTCAGCTCGTTTACGGGGGCCGTTACGTTTATCCTGATATCTATCATCCCGCGATGATTTGCTATCGCAATACTCAGGGATACTGGCATGGCGCGGTGGCCGAACTGCACGATAGTATCGTCGGCCATGCGGCGTTATTACCCTGTCCGGGGAAAGAAAAAATCGCAGAACTGGCAATGTGCGTGGTTCATCCATCCGTCAGGAATCGAGGTGTGGTGACCTCACTGGGAAAATATTTATGTCGTAAGGCGGATAAATTGGGGTTGGACACGTTGACTATGAAAATGGTATCCAGCCATACATACACGCAACGACTGGCCAAAGCACTGGGTTTTCACTCGACAGCATTGCTCCGGGATTATGTGTTTTCGCCTTTTGAGCCGGAAGGAAGAGAGAGCGTGATCCTCGGCGTATTACCGCTTCAACCACGGCCTGTTCCACTTAGCGTGTTGGATTATCAGCATGATGGCTGGCCTGCGTTATTGGCTGAAAAGTTTGGTGTAACGCAACAACTTACCCCCGGGACGAGGTCAATACCTGCCGTCAAGCGCGTTGTGAGCGAGGAGCGTCTGGATATTACGCTGACTAATCTGTCGTTAGCAACGCTATCAGAGATCGCTTTGCTCCCAATCAATCGGGTCATTTATTTATATGTGCGTATTGATGCGGCGAGCTTTTCGCTGCTCCCATATTTATACCGGGATGGTTACAGGGATATGGGATTAGCCCCCGCGGAAAATGGGCAGTGGTTTTGGCTGCTTGAACGGGGTTATACCCCGAAAAAGCTTGAGATGTGTTGCCCGATCGCCAGTGCCCTGCAAGAGGGGAACATCTAA
- a CDS encoding sugar transporter: MQPQTVSRKAAWLRVVLLSIAAFIFNTTEFVPVGLLSDIAASFSMNTADVGFMLTIYAWGVALMSLPLMLATRNVERRMLLSVIFALFIASHILSIFAWGFGSLVVSRVGIALAHAIFWSITASLAIRVAPPGKKTQALSMLATGTALAMVLGVPLGRIIGQYLGWRMTFGVIALSALSLMLILTKLLPRLPSEHSGSLGSVPILFKRPALVSLYLLTIVVVTAHYTAYSYIEPFMQAVATMDGNFTTFLLLIFGAAGIFGSIIFSVFGNRFPSGLLIGAISLITLCMGLLLFAAIRPTAISILCILWGMAMMMIGLAMQVRVLSLASDATDVAMSLFSGIYNIGIGAGALLGNQVSTYLSIADVGNIGALIGLFALFWCIFIFQRYPQLRSNG, from the coding sequence ATGCAACCACAAACTGTTTCGCGTAAGGCAGCCTGGCTTCGTGTTGTGCTGCTTTCCATTGCTGCTTTTATTTTCAACACGACTGAATTCGTCCCGGTAGGCTTACTCTCCGATATTGCGGCTTCGTTCTCTATGAACACGGCTGACGTGGGCTTCATGCTGACGATTTATGCCTGGGGTGTGGCATTGATGTCGTTACCGCTAATGCTGGCAACACGTAACGTCGAGCGCAGAATGTTGCTTAGTGTTATCTTCGCACTGTTTATTGCCAGCCATATCCTTTCCATTTTTGCGTGGGGATTTGGCTCTCTGGTGGTTTCACGTGTCGGGATCGCACTGGCGCACGCTATTTTTTGGTCGATCACTGCATCACTGGCAATTCGCGTCGCGCCCCCAGGCAAAAAAACTCAGGCATTAAGTATGCTGGCTACCGGGACCGCCCTGGCGATGGTGCTGGGCGTGCCACTCGGACGCATCATTGGACAATACCTGGGATGGCGTATGACATTTGGTGTGATTGCCCTTTCCGCGCTGTCGTTGATGTTAATCCTGACTAAATTGCTGCCAAGGTTACCCAGCGAGCACAGTGGCTCACTTGGCAGCGTACCGATACTGTTTAAACGACCCGCGCTGGTTAGCCTCTATTTACTAACGATAGTCGTGGTGACAGCACACTATACGGCCTATAGCTATATCGAGCCATTTATGCAGGCGGTGGCAACGATGGACGGCAATTTCACCACTTTCCTGTTACTGATCTTTGGTGCCGCGGGTATTTTTGGCAGCATTATTTTCAGCGTGTTCGGCAATAGATTCCCCTCAGGGCTGCTGATAGGTGCCATTAGTCTTATCACGCTCTGCATGGGATTACTGTTATTTGCTGCCATCCGCCCCACCGCCATTTCCATCCTTTGCATTCTTTGGGGAATGGCAATGATGATGATAGGGCTCGCGATGCAGGTTCGGGTACTTTCACTGGCATCGGATGCCACAGACGTCGCCATGTCTTTGTTTTCCGGCATTTACAATATTGGTATTGGCGCCGGCGCGCTGCTGGGAAATCAGGTGAGCACCTATCTAAGCATCGCGGATGTTGGCAACATTGGCGCACTGATCGGCCTGTTTGCGCTGTTCTGGTGTATTTTTATCTTCCAGCGTTACCCACAGTTACGCAGTAATGGATAA
- a CDS encoding RrF2 family transcriptional regulator: MIDCRFPTALQMVLCIAMAEQVEKRSTSAILAYGLEANPSFIRKLMVPLTRDGIIVSTLGRNGSIHLGRAPDKITLRDIYVSVIEDKRIWAARPDVAARCVVSANACWYFKLIVDEAEQASLDVLERRTVADALEELRKGDVSGCEDFLNVEMEESSWYKKA; the protein is encoded by the coding sequence ATGATAGATTGTCGCTTTCCGACTGCTCTGCAAATGGTCCTTTGCATAGCGATGGCGGAGCAAGTTGAAAAACGTTCTACCAGCGCTATTCTGGCGTATGGATTAGAAGCCAATCCCAGTTTTATTCGTAAACTGATGGTTCCGCTGACCCGCGACGGCATCATTGTTTCTACACTGGGCCGTAACGGTTCCATTCATCTTGGGCGTGCGCCTGACAAAATCACTTTGCGTGATATTTACGTCTCCGTTATCGAAGATAAACGAATCTGGGCCGCTCGCCCTGATGTCGCAGCGCGTTGTGTCGTGAGTGCCAACGCATGCTGGTATTTTAAGCTGATTGTGGATGAGGCTGAACAGGCTTCATTGGATGTACTTGAGCGCCGTACCGTCGCTGACGCGCTGGAGGAGTTGCGGAAAGGAGACGTGAGCGGTTGTGAAGACTTCCTTAATGTCGAAATGGAAGAGTCCTCCTGGTACAAAAAAGCGTAA
- the nudI gene encoding nucleoside triphosphatase NudI, with translation MRQRVIVCPVIQNEGEFLLCKMASDRGVFPGQWALPGGGMEPGETMETALRREIREELGEALCITDVKPWAFRDDIRTKTYPDGTTEDIYMIYLIFDCISTNRTITFNEEFQEIAWVSTNALKNMDLNEATRITFARKGLL, from the coding sequence ATGCGTCAGCGAGTAATAGTGTGCCCTGTGATACAAAATGAAGGTGAGTTTCTGCTTTGTAAAATGGCCTCCGATCGCGGGGTATTCCCGGGGCAATGGGCACTGCCCGGCGGCGGAATGGAGCCCGGCGAGACGATGGAAACTGCGCTGAGGCGTGAAATCAGGGAAGAACTGGGCGAAGCACTGTGTATCACAGACGTTAAACCCTGGGCCTTCCGTGATGATATCCGTACTAAAACGTACCCGGATGGTACCACAGAGGACATTTACATGATTTATCTCATCTTTGACTGTATCAGTACAAACCGGACGATTACGTTTAATGAGGAATTTCAGGAGATTGCTTGGGTATCCACTAATGCACTGAAAAATATGGATTTAAATGAAGCCACCCGGATCACATTTGCCCGGAAAGGTCTCCTTTAG
- a CDS encoding radical SAM protein has product MLGNNHNYLMVIGFLITVRGLGMDISTLLLDFRITSHCNLGCDLCFRNPGIQDSSLVSVRNVIERMHKMGFRRIGFTGGEPTSRADFIDLIEYAKQMGFMTYLSTVGHRFMMDHARLSCSLSQTLSLSLIIPSHIHSCISMMMKFMVYGRKNFLMRP; this is encoded by the coding sequence ATGCTCGGAAATAACCACAATTATTTAATGGTTATTGGGTTTCTTATCACAGTCAGAGGGCTAGGAATGGATATTAGCACCCTTCTTTTGGATTTCAGAATAACATCACACTGCAACCTGGGATGCGATTTGTGTTTCCGTAACCCTGGTATTCAGGATTCATCGCTTGTTAGTGTCCGTAATGTCATTGAGCGCATGCATAAAATGGGTTTCCGTCGTATCGGTTTTACCGGGGGAGAACCCACATCCCGGGCGGATTTCATTGACCTGATTGAATACGCAAAACAGATGGGTTTTATGACGTATCTCTCCACCGTCGGACATCGATTCATGATGGATCATGCGCGGTTAAGTTGCTCACTGAGCCAGACATTATCGCTTTCATTGATTATCCCGTCGCACATTCACTCATGCATCTCGATGATGATGAAATTCATGGTGTACGGCCGAAAGAATTTCCTGATGAGGCCATGA
- the oqxB gene encoding multidrug efflux RND transporter permease subunit OqxB has translation MDFSRFFIDRPIFAAVLSILIFVTGLIAIPLLPISEYPDVVPPSVQVRAEYPGANPKVIAESVATPLEEAINGVENMMYMKSVAGSDGVLVTTVTFRPGTDPDQAQVQVQNRVAQAEARLPEDVRRLGVTTQKQSPTLTLVVHLFSPKGKYDSLYLRNYATLKVKDELARLPGIGQVQIFGAGEYAMRAWLDPNKIASRGLTASDVVRAMQEQNVQVSAGQLGAEPLPTKSDFLLSINAQGRLQTEEEFGNIILKSTEDGSVVRLRDVARIEMGAGNYALRAQLDNKDAVGIGIFQSPGANAIDLSNAVRGKMAELATRFPDDMQWAAPYDPTVFVRDSIRAVVQTLLEAVLLVVLVVILFLQTWRASIIPLLAVPVSIVGTFSVLYLLGFSLNTLSLFGMVLAIGIVVDDAIVVVENVERNIEEGLAPLAAAHQAMREVSGPIIAIAMVLCAVFIPMAFLSGVTGQFYKQFAVTIAISTVISAINSLTLSPALAALLLKPHGTARDIPTRIIDRLFGWLFQPFNRFFNRSSEGYQTLVSKTLSRRGAVFVVYILLLGAAAFMFKVVPGGFIPTQDKLYLIGGVKMPEGSSLSRTDEVVRKISEIGMRTEGVAYSMAFPGLNALQFTNTPNTGTVFFGLKPFAERTHTAAEINAEINAKISQLQEGFGFSIMPPPILGLGQGSGYSLYIQDRAGLGYGALQTAVNTLSGGIMQTPGMHFPISAYQANVPQLDVQVDRDKAKAQGVLLTDIFSTLQTYLGSSYVNDFNRFGRTWRVMAQADGPFRESVEDIANLRTRNSQGEMVPIGSMVNIRTTYGPDPVIRYNGYPAADLIGDADPRVLSSTQAMAKISELATQNLPNGMNIEWTDLSYQQSTQGNAAVIVFPVAVLLAFLVLAALYESWTLPLAVILIVPMTLFSAFVGVRLTGGDNNVFVQVGLVVLMGLACKNAILIVEFARELEMQGKGIMEAALEACRLRLRPIIMTSIAFIAGTIPLILGHGAGAEVRGVTGITVFSGMLGVTLFGLFLTPVFYVTLRKMVTRKQASPAVMK, from the coding sequence ATGGACTTTTCACGTTTTTTTATCGACCGGCCCATTTTCGCTGCGGTGCTATCGATTCTGATTTTTGTGACCGGGCTTATTGCCATACCTCTACTGCCGATCAGCGAGTACCCTGATGTAGTTCCTCCAAGCGTACAGGTTCGTGCTGAGTATCCGGGTGCTAACCCTAAGGTCATTGCAGAAAGTGTTGCCACGCCGCTTGAGGAAGCGATTAACGGCGTGGAAAATATGATGTATATGAAATCCGTCGCGGGTTCTGATGGCGTGTTGGTCACTACCGTCACCTTCCGCCCCGGAACCGATCCCGATCAAGCTCAGGTTCAGGTTCAGAACCGCGTGGCTCAGGCCGAAGCACGTCTGCCGGAAGATGTCCGCCGCCTTGGCGTTACCACACAGAAACAGTCCCCAACCTTGACGCTGGTCGTGCATCTGTTTTCGCCGAAGGGTAAATATGACTCGCTCTATTTACGCAACTACGCAACGCTGAAAGTGAAGGACGAACTGGCACGCCTGCCCGGCATCGGCCAGGTCCAGATCTTTGGTGCGGGTGAATATGCGATGCGCGCCTGGCTGGATCCGAATAAAATCGCATCTCGCGGATTAACCGCATCCGATGTCGTCAGGGCGATGCAGGAACAGAACGTTCAGGTTTCCGCAGGACAGCTTGGGGCTGAGCCGCTCCCCACGAAAAGTGATTTCCTGCTCTCGATTAACGCGCAAGGACGTCTGCAAACCGAAGAAGAGTTCGGCAATATTATTCTGAAATCGACTGAGGATGGTTCCGTTGTTCGCTTGCGCGATGTCGCCCGTATTGAAATGGGTGCGGGTAACTATGCCCTGCGTGCCCAGTTGGATAATAAAGATGCGGTAGGTATTGGTATTTTCCAGTCACCCGGTGCGAATGCTATCGATCTCTCGAATGCAGTACGCGGCAAAATGGCGGAACTCGCCACCCGCTTCCCGGATGATATGCAGTGGGCTGCGCCATATGATCCCACCGTATTTGTCCGTGATTCTATCCGTGCCGTGGTGCAAACCCTGCTGGAAGCGGTGCTTCTGGTGGTATTGGTCGTTATTTTGTTCCTGCAAACCTGGCGCGCGTCAATCATTCCGTTATTGGCCGTCCCGGTATCGATAGTGGGTACTTTTAGCGTGCTCTACCTGCTGGGCTTCTCTCTTAACACACTGAGTCTGTTTGGTATGGTGTTGGCCATCGGGATCGTGGTGGACGATGCCATCGTGGTGGTAGAGAACGTAGAAAGGAACATTGAAGAAGGTCTTGCGCCCCTCGCTGCTGCACACCAGGCGATGCGTGAAGTATCCGGACCAATTATCGCTATTGCAATGGTACTGTGTGCCGTCTTTATACCAATGGCATTTCTCTCCGGCGTCACCGGTCAGTTTTATAAGCAGTTCGCCGTAACCATCGCTATTTCAACGGTGATTTCAGCGATAAATTCGCTGACGTTATCGCCGGCGCTGGCGGCGTTACTGCTGAAACCGCATGGTACCGCCAGGGATATACCGACGCGTATTATCGACCGTCTGTTCGGCTGGCTTTTTCAGCCTTTCAACCGTTTCTTCAATCGCAGTTCTGAAGGATATCAGACGCTGGTTTCAAAAACGCTCAGCCGTCGCGGTGCGGTGTTTGTGGTCTATATTTTGCTGCTTGGTGCTGCTGCTTTTATGTTTAAAGTGGTTCCCGGTGGCTTTATTCCCACACAGGACAAATTGTATCTGATCGGTGGCGTGAAAATGCCAGAGGGTTCGTCCCTGTCTCGCACTGACGAAGTGGTGCGTAAGATCAGTGAGATTGGTATGAGAACCGAAGGTGTGGCTTATTCAATGGCTTTTCCTGGCCTGAATGCACTGCAGTTCACCAACACGCCCAACACCGGTACTGTGTTTTTTGGTCTGAAGCCGTTTGCTGAGCGTACCCATACCGCTGCTGAGATCAACGCAGAGATCAACGCGAAAATTTCACAACTTCAGGAGGGTTTTGGCTTCTCTATTATGCCCCCCCCTATTCTTGGATTGGGACAAGGCTCAGGTTACTCACTGTATATTCAGGATCGCGCAGGACTTGGCTATGGTGCATTGCAAACGGCGGTGAATACTCTGTCAGGTGGCATAATGCAAACGCCAGGGATGCACTTCCCGATCTCAGCGTATCAGGCCAACGTTCCACAATTGGATGTCCAGGTCGATCGTGATAAAGCCAAAGCGCAGGGCGTGTTGCTAACCGATATTTTTAGCACGTTGCAAACTTATCTGGGCTCTTCTTATGTCAATGATTTTAACCGCTTTGGTCGGACCTGGCGGGTTATGGCTCAGGCTGACGGTCCATTCCGTGAAAGCGTTGAGGATATTGCTAATTTGCGTACCCGTAACAGTCAGGGAGAGATGGTACCGATTGGCAGTATGGTTAACATCCGCACCACCTACGGCCCCGACCCGGTCATCCGTTATAACGGCTATCCGGCAGCCGATCTGATTGGTGATGCAGATCCTCGCGTGCTCTCTTCGACTCAGGCAATGGCTAAAATTAGTGAGCTGGCCACGCAGAATTTGCCAAACGGTATGAATATCGAGTGGACGGATTTGAGTTATCAACAGTCTACCCAAGGTAATGCTGCGGTGATTGTGTTCCCGGTAGCGGTATTGCTGGCATTTTTGGTGCTGGCGGCGCTGTATGAGAGCTGGACACTCCCTCTGGCAGTTATACTGATCGTACCGATGACGCTATTCTCAGCATTTGTGGGCGTTCGTCTTACCGGTGGCGACAATAACGTTTTCGTACAGGTGGGATTAGTGGTGCTGATGGGACTTGCCTGTAAGAACGCTATACTGATCGTTGAGTTTGCCCGAGAGCTGGAGATGCAGGGTAAAGGAATAATGGAAGCGGCGCTGGAAGCATGTCGGTTACGCCTTCGCCCTATCATCATGACGTCGATTGCTTTTATCGCTGGTACCATTCCGCTAATTCTTGGGCACGGAGCCGGTGCTGAAGTGCGCGGTGTGACCGGGATTACGGTATTTTCGGGCATGCTGGGCGTGACGTTGTTTGGTCTGTTCCTTACGCCGGTATTCTACGTGACGTTGCGTAAAATGGTTACGCGCAAGCAGGCTTCACCTGCTGTCATGAAATAA
- a CDS encoding efflux RND transporter periplasmic adaptor subunit has protein sequence MKSLQKPFVVYGQRLSGIALLIGLLSGCDKSEAQNAAPPPPAVSAANVVVKTISQWDTFNGRIEAVQSVQLRPRVSGYIDKVNYIEGQEVKKGQVLFTIDNRPWRAALEQARAELANARSQAALARSESDRTEKLISSQAVSREMWEQRRSVSSQAQASVLAAQAAVDMAQLNLDFTQVTAPIDGRASRAMITAGNLVTAGDSASVLTTLVSMDTVYVYFDVDESTFLHYQKLARSGQSPNGRQKLPVEIGLVGEEEYSHHGYVDFLDNQLTPATGTIRMRALLDNRDRLFTPGLFARVRLPASAEFQATLVTDKAVLTDQDRKFVYVLDQQGKAQRRDIQPGRLFSGLRIIDKGLNPGDKVIVDGLQKIFMPGMPVNAKDVEMTVNNSSPALN, from the coding sequence ATGAAAAGCCTGCAAAAACCTTTTGTTGTTTATGGTCAGCGGCTGTCAGGGATCGCGCTTCTTATCGGCCTGCTCTCAGGTTGTGATAAAAGTGAGGCACAAAATGCGGCTCCGCCGCCACCTGCGGTAAGTGCAGCAAATGTTGTCGTTAAAACGATTAGCCAATGGGATACGTTTAATGGCCGGATTGAAGCGGTGCAGAGCGTTCAACTGCGTCCACGCGTTTCGGGATATATCGATAAAGTTAATTATATTGAGGGCCAGGAGGTCAAAAAAGGACAGGTACTTTTCACTATTGATAATCGCCCGTGGCGTGCTGCGCTGGAACAAGCCAGGGCTGAGTTAGCTAATGCCCGCAGCCAGGCTGCACTGGCTCGTAGCGAGTCTGATCGCACCGAAAAGTTGATTAGCAGTCAGGCCGTTTCCAGAGAAATGTGGGAACAGCGGCGCTCAGTCTCCTCGCAGGCACAGGCTTCCGTGCTGGCTGCTCAGGCAGCTGTCGATATGGCACAGCTTAATCTTGATTTTACTCAGGTCACCGCCCCAATAGATGGTCGCGCCAGCCGGGCAATGATTACCGCCGGTAACCTGGTTACCGCGGGCGATAGCGCCAGCGTACTGACGACGTTGGTCTCAATGGATACGGTTTATGTCTATTTCGATGTTGATGAATCGACCTTTTTGCACTATCAAAAACTTGCCCGCAGCGGGCAGTCACCGAATGGCCGACAAAAATTACCGGTTGAAATTGGACTGGTGGGTGAAGAAGAGTATTCGCATCATGGCTATGTTGATTTCCTCGACAATCAGTTAACGCCGGCTACCGGCACTATCCGTATGCGTGCCTTGCTTGATAACCGCGACCGCCTGTTTACTCCGGGGCTATTCGCGCGGGTACGTCTGCCCGCTAGCGCAGAATTTCAAGCGACTCTGGTCACTGATAAAGCCGTACTGACCGATCAGGATCGTAAATTCGTTTACGTGTTGGATCAACAGGGTAAAGCGCAGCGCCGTGATATTCAGCCAGGTCGCTTATTCTCAGGGTTACGCATCATCGATAAAGGCCTGAATCCGGGCGATAAGGTCATCGTTGATGGTCTGCAAAAGATCTTTATGCCAGGCATGCCGGTCAATGCCAAAGATGTTGAAATGACCGTAAATAACAGCAGCCCAGCGCTTAACTGA
- a CDS encoding helix-turn-helix domain-containing protein, with amino-acid sequence MKSEAFIHDLLDWIDNHIEGRLDLNTVSARAGYSKWHLQRMFKEHTGLPLGEYIRAQKLKKSADRLTNSDEPILNVAISLGFDSQQSFNRSFKRQYGQAPGAWRRTVNHPEIMHS; translated from the coding sequence ATGAAAAGCGAAGCATTCATTCACGATTTACTGGACTGGATCGATAATCATATCGAGGGACGGCTTGATCTCAATACCGTGTCTGCGCGTGCAGGTTACTCAAAATGGCACCTCCAGCGCATGTTCAAAGAGCACACGGGATTACCGCTGGGTGAATATATTCGGGCACAAAAGCTGAAAAAATCGGCTGACCGCCTGACGAATAGTGACGAGCCCATTCTCAACGTGGCTATATCACTGGGATTTGACTCCCAGCAATCATTTAACCGCAGCTTTAAGCGCCAGTATGGTCAGGCTCCGGGCGCATGGCGCAGAACCGTTAACCATCCTGAAATTATGCATAGCTAA
- a CDS encoding ribonuclease domain-containing protein: MNKRLWIALAVAIVAAIAGVKQPQHKTPPVSSSAPQQQRETIATLTQQQRVARYLQQHQQLPDYYLTKNQARRQGWDPAKGNLCSLLPGKAIGGDRFSNREGLLPVQRGRIWFEADVNYQCGHRNADRLLYSSDGLIFVSTDHYRSVKKVN, translated from the coding sequence ATGAATAAACGGCTATGGATCGCGTTAGCGGTTGCCATTGTGGCTGCCATTGCTGGGGTTAAACAACCGCAGCATAAAACACCTCCAGTATCATCCTCTGCGCCTCAGCAGCAACGTGAGACGATAGCAACACTCACGCAGCAGCAACGGGTGGCGCGCTATCTTCAACAGCATCAGCAATTGCCAGATTATTATCTGACAAAAAATCAGGCGCGACGCCAGGGATGGGATCCCGCTAAAGGTAATCTGTGCAGTTTACTGCCGGGTAAAGCCATTGGTGGCGATCGATTCTCGAACCGGGAAGGGCTGTTACCTGTGCAGCGAGGTCGTATCTGGTTTGAGGCCGATGTTAATTATCAGTGTGGCCATCGCAATGCCGATCGTCTGCTTTATTCCAGCGATGGATTAATTTTCGTCAGCACCGATCACTACCGCAGCGTTAAGAAGGTGAATTAA
- a CDS encoding barstar family protein, whose amino-acid sequence MRTLTFDFHHIPDQQAFYQQFADQCDVGDIFGNNLDALWDTLTGGMVLPASIHIRHLQTHRQRVEFAGIIATLHEAEQELNGQLQLRFD is encoded by the coding sequence ATGCGGACACTTACCTTCGATTTTCATCATATCCCTGACCAACAGGCCTTTTATCAGCAATTCGCGGATCAATGCGATGTGGGGGATATCTTTGGCAACAATCTTGATGCGCTGTGGGATACCTTAACTGGCGGTATGGTATTGCCCGCCAGTATCCACATCAGGCATCTGCAAACGCATCGTCAGCGTGTAGAGTTTGCAGGAATTATTGCCACACTCCACGAAGCTGAACAGGAACTCAACGGGCAGTTGCAACTTAGGTTTGATTAA